Proteins encoded together in one Kutzneria kofuensis window:
- a CDS encoding DUF2461 domain-containing protein — protein MTFHGFGEHAIDFYDGLEADNSKVYWDAHKHVYQGDVRAPMEALLAELEPEFGGLGEPKVFRPYRDVRFSKEKTPYKTHCGGVIEQGRGGGAYYVQVGPLGLTVGGGCFHLEADQLARFRTAVDDSRRGEALVKIIAKLAKAGFEIKGEQLKTKPRGYELDHPRIDLLRHKSLYASFTWEPDDVLHERGSFDRVRKAWRQLRPLNEWAADHVGVSDRPAR, from the coding sequence GTGACGTTCCACGGATTCGGCGAGCACGCCATCGACTTCTACGACGGCCTGGAGGCCGACAACTCCAAGGTCTACTGGGATGCGCACAAGCACGTGTACCAGGGGGACGTGCGGGCGCCGATGGAGGCGCTGCTCGCCGAGCTGGAGCCCGAGTTCGGCGGCCTGGGGGAGCCCAAGGTCTTCCGTCCCTACCGGGATGTCCGCTTCTCCAAGGAGAAGACCCCCTACAAGACCCATTGCGGCGGCGTCATCGAACAGGGCCGCGGCGGCGGCGCCTACTACGTCCAGGTCGGTCCGCTCGGCCTCACCGTCGGCGGCGGCTGCTTCCACCTCGAAGCCGACCAGCTGGCCCGCTTCCGCACCGCCGTCGACGACTCCCGTCGCGGCGAGGCCCTGGTGAAGATCATCGCGAAGCTGGCCAAGGCCGGGTTCGAGATCAAGGGCGAGCAGCTCAAGACCAAGCCCCGTGGCTACGAGCTCGACCATCCCCGTATCGACCTGCTGCGGCACAAGTCCCTCTACGCCTCCTTCACCTGGGAGCCCGACGACGTCCTCCACGAACGCGGCTCCTTCGACCGGGTCCGCAAGGCCTGGCGCCAACTCCGCCCCCTCAACGAATGGGCCGCCGACCACGTAGGCGTGAGCGATCGCCCCGCCCGCTGA
- a CDS encoding DUF6923 family protein, whose amino-acid sequence MCEAILVRTGEHGLGTTLSSVSLPSGAERVLHGVPFELNALGYIASQDLVYGIGEHGHVIRIDRSGGVRDLGYARGAPSGELAQATAGGGVGGALVVRLDDRLFTIDVTPSSRSFLSVTRVVRMRPEADGLDDFAVDPVDGLFYGVNSTHGRPTVVSVDPNSGAVHVVATPAGLPPHGSSYGAAVIDSSRTLYVVDNDDGHRSRLFAIPRGGPAREVASAPPVGSSDAAGCLGMPTPPPPPPPPPPPPPPTARSTTPPPPAPTTTTTPAPPPPSPTPTSAVVPPPPPPQRPVTVPTTTKHGSPPVVTPVAQAADHEQRTKQRRWALTAVILLVGGGAATHAAARARHR is encoded by the coding sequence GTGTGTGAGGCAATCCTGGTCCGTACGGGTGAGCACGGCCTCGGCACCACCCTTTCGAGTGTCAGCCTGCCGAGTGGCGCCGAGCGGGTTCTGCACGGTGTGCCGTTCGAGCTGAACGCGCTGGGTTACATCGCGTCACAGGATCTGGTCTATGGCATCGGGGAACACGGTCACGTCATTCGCATAGACCGATCGGGTGGAGTCCGGGATCTCGGCTACGCGCGCGGGGCGCCGTCCGGGGAACTCGCCCAGGCCACCGCCGGCGGCGGCGTCGGGGGCGCCCTGGTGGTCCGGCTGGACGACCGGCTGTTCACGATCGACGTCACCCCGTCGAGCCGGTCGTTCCTCAGCGTGACGCGGGTGGTGCGGATGCGGCCGGAGGCCGACGGCCTGGACGACTTCGCCGTCGACCCGGTCGACGGGCTGTTCTACGGCGTGAATTCCACGCACGGGCGGCCGACCGTCGTCAGCGTCGACCCGAACAGCGGCGCGGTGCACGTCGTCGCCACCCCGGCCGGCCTGCCGCCGCACGGCTCCAGCTACGGGGCCGCCGTGATCGACTCGTCCCGCACGCTGTACGTGGTCGACAACGACGACGGGCACCGGAGCCGGCTGTTCGCGATTCCCCGCGGCGGCCCCGCCCGGGAGGTGGCGTCCGCGCCGCCGGTCGGCTCCTCGGACGCCGCCGGCTGCCTCGGCATGCCCACGCCACCGCCCCCGCCCCCACCTCCGCCGCCGCCCCCACCGCCGACGGCGAGGTCCACCACCCCGCCCCCGCCGGCGCCGACCACGACCACGACCCCGGCGCCTCCACCGCCGTCACCCACGCCGACCTCGGCCGTGGTACCGCCTCCGCCACCGCCGCAACGGCCGGTGACCGTGCCGACGACGACCAAACACGGCTCCCCACCGGTCGTCACGCCCGTGGCGCAGGCGGCGGATCACGAGCAACGCACGAAACAGCGCCGTTGGGCGCTGACCGCGGTGATCCTTCTGGTCGGCGGCGGGGCGGCGACCCATGCCGCCGCGCGGGCGAGGCACCGCTAG
- a CDS encoding bestrophin-like domain, translated as MDIYLQGLVWVLGVAIVAGALTVLIHRLTSGDGRSVNNESAGNVFVIVGGLQAVLVAFVLISLFDTVSSAGDNAQQEANSLVAVTWASDSFPEAARTQIHDLARKYATAVRDQEWPQMQAGEAVTGPAAQYLAQIHQAIDQAPDNDDDWIKDRKTEASNQLWQVYQFRQDRLDAADGSGVNSVTWFALIVGSVLSMVFTYMFGGPKLIAHVIIVGVLAATMTLLLFAIYQLQDPFNGGANVGPDAFDSALARLT; from the coding sequence ATGGACATCTACCTGCAAGGGCTGGTGTGGGTGCTCGGCGTCGCCATTGTCGCCGGCGCGCTCACCGTGCTGATACACCGTCTCACCTCCGGTGACGGCAGGTCCGTCAACAACGAGTCGGCCGGCAACGTCTTCGTGATCGTCGGCGGCCTGCAGGCGGTGCTCGTCGCCTTCGTGCTGATCTCGCTGTTCGACACGGTGAGCTCGGCCGGGGACAACGCCCAGCAGGAGGCCAACAGCCTGGTCGCCGTCACCTGGGCCTCGGACTCGTTCCCCGAGGCCGCCCGTACGCAGATCCACGACCTGGCCCGCAAGTACGCCACCGCGGTACGCGACCAGGAGTGGCCGCAGATGCAGGCGGGCGAGGCCGTCACCGGCCCCGCCGCGCAGTACCTGGCCCAGATCCACCAGGCCATCGACCAGGCGCCCGACAACGACGACGACTGGATCAAGGACCGCAAGACCGAGGCGTCCAACCAGCTCTGGCAGGTCTACCAGTTCCGGCAGGACCGGCTGGACGCCGCCGACGGCAGCGGGGTCAACTCGGTGACCTGGTTCGCGCTCATCGTCGGCAGCGTCCTGTCGATGGTCTTCACCTACATGTTCGGCGGGCCGAAGCTGATCGCCCACGTGATCATCGTCGGCGTGCTGGCCGCGACCATGACGTTGCTGCTGTTCGCCATCTACCAGCTGCAGGACCCGTTCAACGGCGGCGCCAACGTCGGGCCCGACGCCTTCGACTCCGCGCTGGCCCGACTCACCTGA
- a CDS encoding TIGR03619 family F420-dependent LLM class oxidoreductase, translating to MRIGFTLPQYGPVANRPADLVRFAAEAERLGADSLWVGDRLLSPLEPKIGYGLSGPGPFPPEFASVFDPFTALTLAASVTSRVRLGTNVLNAPFYSPLPLARTLTSIDRASDGRLVAGFGVGWSPDEFEAVGVPFAERGRRLDEILDVVEAAWTRDVVEHDSPLWNVPPSRIDHKPARRPPIQLGGFAPAALKRIGRRADGWLAAGMLPGMLKAEYLEAPLATIREAAAEAGRDPAAIEVVLRVNPAKGVSAKEIADATLAVHERIGLAEAFVELCYVAPETDHALELAEELLGLLR from the coding sequence ATGCGGATCGGCTTCACCCTGCCCCAGTACGGCCCGGTGGCGAACCGGCCGGCCGACCTGGTGCGCTTCGCGGCGGAGGCGGAGCGGCTGGGCGCGGACTCCCTGTGGGTGGGCGACCGGCTGTTGAGCCCGCTGGAACCGAAGATCGGTTACGGCCTGAGCGGACCGGGCCCGTTCCCGCCGGAGTTCGCGTCGGTGTTCGACCCGTTCACGGCGCTGACGCTGGCGGCGAGTGTGACGAGCCGGGTCCGGCTGGGCACGAACGTGCTGAACGCGCCGTTCTACTCGCCGTTGCCGCTGGCCCGCACGCTGACGTCGATCGACCGGGCCAGCGACGGCCGGCTGGTGGCGGGGTTCGGCGTCGGCTGGTCGCCGGACGAGTTCGAGGCGGTGGGCGTGCCGTTCGCGGAGCGCGGCCGAAGGCTGGACGAGATCCTGGACGTGGTGGAAGCGGCCTGGACACGGGACGTCGTCGAACACGACAGTCCACTGTGGAATGTCCCGCCGAGCCGGATCGACCACAAGCCGGCCAGGCGCCCGCCGATCCAGCTGGGCGGCTTCGCGCCGGCGGCGCTGAAGCGCATCGGCCGCCGCGCGGACGGTTGGCTGGCGGCCGGGATGCTGCCGGGCATGCTGAAGGCGGAGTACCTCGAGGCGCCGCTGGCGACGATCCGCGAGGCGGCGGCGGAGGCGGGCCGTGACCCGGCGGCGATCGAGGTGGTGCTGCGCGTGAACCCGGCGAAGGGCGTGTCGGCCAAGGAGATCGCGGACGCGACGCTGGCGGTGCACGAGCGGATCGGTCTCGCGGAGGCGTTCGTCGAACTCTGTTACGTGGCCCCGGAGACCGATCACGCGCTCGAACTGGCGGAGGAACTGCTGGGCCTGCTCAGGTGA
- the gltB gene encoding glutamate synthase large subunit yields the protein MTIFSALPGRQGLYDPSAERDACGVAMVADIKGRRSHGIVVDALTALANLEHRGAAGAEPTSGDGAGILLQVPDALLRDVCGFALPEAGRYAAGIAFLPADADERARAVELIERIATEENLEVLGWRDVPVDPDAADVGPTARSVMPHFAMLVVAGVADGDGNRPSDVDLDRLTFCLRKRAERDSVVAGVGAYFPSLSARTLVYKGMLTTGQLPAFFPDLVDERLTSAIALVHSRFSTNTFPSWPLAHPFRYVAHNGEINTIRGNRNRMRARESLLASDLIPGDLARLFPIIDGDGSDSASLDEVLELLHLGGRSLPHAVLMMIPEAWENHATMDPKRRAFYQFHASLMEPWDGPACVTFTDGTLVGAVLDRNGLRPARWWRTDDDRVVLASETGVLDLPPHRVVAKGRLQPGRMFLVDTEAGRIVDDDEVKAKLSAQLPYDEWLHAGLLELADLPDREHVVQSHESVVRRQLTFGYTEEELRILLAPMAENGAEPIGSMGSDTPIAALSKRSRLLYDYFVQNFAQVTNPPLDAIREEIVTSVSRVMGPEQNLLEPGPASCRHIGLPYPVIDNDELAKLIHVNDDGDLPGFACTVLSGLYEVDGGGRALADAIERVRRQASEAIAAGARTLVLSDRDSDHRMAPIPSLLLVSAVHHHLVRTKERLRVALVVETGDCREVHHVALLLGYGAAAVNPYLAFETIEDLISQNAIASIEPRVAIRRYVSALVKGVLKIMSKMGISTVGAYTAAQVFEAVGIAEPLLDEYFTGTHSKLGGVGLDELAAEVAVRHRRAYPDNPADRSHRRLEVGGEYAYRREGELHLFTPETVFLLQHATKTRRREVYKRYTDEVERLVREGGGLRGLFKFASGRTPVPLEEVEPVESILKRFNTGAMSYGSISAEAHETLAIAMNRIGGRSNTGEGGEDPERLYDPERRSAIKQVASGRFGVTSEYLVHADDIQIKMAQGAKPGEGGQLPAHKVYPWIARTRHSTPGVGLISPPPHHDIYSIEDLAQLIHDLKNANEQARVHVKLVSELGVGTVAAGVAKAHADVVLISGHDGGTGASPLNSLKHAGTPWEVGLAETQQTLMLNGLRDRITVQVDGAMKTGRDVVIAALLGAEEYGFATAPLVVAGCVMMRVCHLDTCPVGVATQNPVLRQRYTGKPEFVEQFFHFVAEEVREILAELGFHTLDEAIGHAELLDTDEAVEHWKAKGLDLSPVFEVPTQTRYGSARRRLRGQDHGLEHALDRTLIQLAEAALEDAHPVRLELPVRNVNRTVGTLLGSEVTRRYGGDGLPEDTIHVTLTGSAGQSLGAFVPRGVTMELIGDANDYVGKGLSGGRIIVRPHEDAPFAAEQQVIAGNVIGYGATGGEIFLRGRVGERFCVRNSGMVAVSEGVGDHAFEYMTGGRAVVLGPTGRNLAAGMSGGIAYVLELDPMLVNTDMVELQRPTADDLRWLKEIVERHHKLTGSAVAASLLGDWPRRSASFTKVMPSDYQRVLEAMRLARAQGRDVDEAIMEASRG from the coding sequence GTGACGATCTTCTCCGCCCTTCCCGGCCGACAGGGCCTGTACGACCCGAGCGCGGAACGGGACGCCTGTGGTGTGGCCATGGTGGCCGACATCAAGGGGCGGCGTTCGCACGGCATCGTCGTGGATGCCCTGACCGCGCTGGCCAACCTGGAGCACCGCGGCGCCGCGGGCGCCGAGCCGACCAGCGGCGACGGCGCCGGCATCCTGCTGCAGGTGCCGGACGCGCTGCTGCGGGACGTCTGCGGGTTCGCGCTGCCCGAGGCCGGTCGGTACGCCGCCGGCATCGCGTTCCTGCCGGCCGACGCCGACGAGCGGGCCAGGGCCGTCGAGCTGATCGAGCGGATCGCCACCGAGGAGAACCTGGAGGTGCTGGGCTGGCGGGACGTTCCCGTCGACCCGGACGCCGCCGACGTGGGCCCCACCGCCCGTTCGGTGATGCCGCACTTCGCCATGCTCGTCGTCGCCGGCGTGGCCGACGGCGACGGCAACCGTCCGTCCGATGTGGACCTGGACCGGCTCACCTTCTGCCTGCGCAAGCGGGCCGAGCGGGACAGCGTGGTCGCCGGGGTCGGCGCCTACTTCCCGTCGCTGTCCGCGCGCACCCTGGTGTACAAGGGCATGCTCACCACCGGCCAGCTGCCGGCGTTCTTCCCCGACCTCGTCGACGAGCGCCTCACCAGTGCGATCGCGTTGGTGCACAGCCGGTTCTCCACCAACACGTTCCCGTCGTGGCCGCTGGCGCACCCGTTCCGGTACGTCGCCCACAACGGCGAGATCAACACGATTCGCGGCAACCGGAACCGGATGCGCGCCCGGGAGTCGCTGCTGGCCAGCGACCTCATCCCCGGCGACCTGGCCCGGCTGTTCCCGATCATCGACGGCGACGGCTCCGACTCGGCGTCCCTCGACGAGGTGCTGGAGCTGCTGCACCTCGGCGGCCGGTCGCTGCCGCACGCGGTGCTGATGATGATCCCGGAGGCGTGGGAGAACCACGCCACCATGGACCCCAAGCGCCGCGCCTTCTACCAGTTCCACGCCAGCCTGATGGAGCCGTGGGACGGCCCGGCCTGTGTCACCTTCACCGACGGCACGCTGGTCGGCGCGGTTCTCGACCGCAACGGCCTGCGCCCGGCCCGCTGGTGGCGCACCGACGACGACCGCGTGGTGCTGGCCAGCGAGACCGGCGTGCTCGACCTGCCGCCGCACCGGGTGGTGGCCAAGGGCCGCCTGCAGCCGGGCCGGATGTTCCTCGTGGACACCGAGGCCGGCCGCATCGTCGACGACGACGAGGTGAAGGCCAAGCTGTCCGCGCAGCTGCCGTACGACGAGTGGCTGCACGCCGGCCTGCTGGAGCTGGCCGACCTGCCCGACCGCGAGCACGTGGTGCAGAGCCACGAATCCGTGGTGCGCAGGCAGCTCACCTTCGGCTACACCGAGGAGGAGCTGCGCATCCTGCTCGCGCCGATGGCCGAGAACGGCGCGGAGCCGATCGGCTCGATGGGCTCGGACACCCCGATCGCCGCGCTGTCCAAGCGATCCCGGCTGCTCTACGACTACTTCGTGCAGAACTTCGCGCAGGTGACCAACCCGCCGCTGGACGCCATCCGCGAGGAGATCGTCACCTCGGTGTCCCGCGTGATGGGCCCGGAGCAGAACCTGCTGGAGCCCGGCCCGGCCTCGTGCCGGCACATCGGGCTGCCGTACCCGGTCATCGACAACGACGAGCTGGCCAAGCTCATCCACGTCAACGACGACGGCGACCTGCCCGGCTTCGCCTGCACCGTCCTTTCCGGACTGTACGAGGTGGACGGTGGCGGCCGGGCGCTGGCCGACGCGATCGAGCGGGTGCGCCGCCAGGCGTCCGAGGCGATCGCCGCCGGCGCGCGCACGCTCGTGCTGTCCGACCGCGATTCCGACCACCGGATGGCGCCGATCCCGTCGCTGCTGCTGGTTTCCGCGGTGCACCACCACCTTGTCCGCACCAAGGAGCGGCTGCGCGTCGCGCTCGTCGTCGAGACCGGCGACTGCCGCGAGGTGCACCACGTGGCGCTGCTGCTCGGCTACGGCGCCGCCGCGGTCAACCCGTACCTGGCCTTCGAGACCATCGAGGACCTGATCAGCCAGAACGCCATCGCCAGCATCGAGCCGCGGGTCGCCATCCGGCGCTACGTCTCCGCGCTGGTCAAGGGCGTGCTGAAGATCATGTCCAAGATGGGCATCTCCACCGTCGGCGCCTACACCGCGGCCCAGGTCTTCGAGGCCGTCGGCATCGCCGAGCCGTTGCTGGACGAGTACTTCACCGGCACCCACTCCAAGCTCGGCGGCGTCGGGCTGGACGAACTGGCCGCCGAGGTCGCCGTCCGGCACCGCCGCGCCTACCCGGACAACCCGGCCGACCGGTCGCACCGGCGGCTGGAGGTCGGCGGCGAGTACGCGTACCGCCGCGAGGGCGAGCTGCACCTGTTCACGCCGGAAACCGTGTTCCTGTTGCAGCACGCCACGAAGACCCGCCGGCGCGAGGTGTACAAGCGCTACACCGACGAGGTGGAGCGGCTGGTCCGCGAGGGCGGCGGGCTGCGCGGCCTGTTCAAGTTCGCCTCCGGCCGCACCCCGGTGCCGCTGGAGGAGGTCGAGCCGGTCGAGTCGATCCTCAAGCGCTTCAACACCGGCGCCATGTCGTACGGGTCGATCTCGGCCGAGGCGCACGAGACCCTGGCCATCGCCATGAACCGCATCGGCGGCCGGTCCAACACCGGTGAGGGCGGCGAGGACCCCGAGCGCCTCTACGACCCGGAGCGCCGCTCCGCGATCAAGCAGGTCGCCAGCGGACGGTTCGGCGTGACCAGCGAGTACCTCGTGCACGCCGACGACATCCAGATCAAGATGGCGCAGGGCGCGAAGCCCGGCGAGGGCGGGCAGCTGCCCGCGCACAAGGTGTACCCGTGGATCGCGCGCACCCGGCACTCCACGCCGGGCGTCGGCCTGATCTCGCCGCCGCCGCACCACGACATCTACTCCATCGAGGATCTGGCCCAGCTGATCCACGACCTGAAGAACGCCAACGAGCAGGCCCGCGTCCACGTGAAGCTGGTGTCGGAGCTCGGTGTCGGCACGGTCGCGGCCGGCGTGGCCAAGGCGCACGCCGACGTGGTGCTGATCTCCGGGCACGACGGCGGCACCGGCGCCTCCCCGCTGAACTCGTTGAAGCACGCGGGAACGCCGTGGGAGGTCGGCCTGGCCGAGACCCAGCAGACGTTGATGCTCAACGGTTTGCGGGACCGGATCACCGTGCAGGTGGACGGCGCCATGAAGACCGGCCGGGACGTCGTGATCGCCGCGCTGCTCGGTGCGGAGGAGTACGGCTTCGCCACCGCGCCGCTGGTGGTCGCCGGCTGCGTGATGATGCGGGTCTGCCACCTGGACACCTGTCCGGTCGGCGTGGCCACGCAGAACCCCGTGCTGCGCCAGCGGTACACCGGAAAGCCGGAATTCGTCGAGCAGTTCTTCCACTTCGTCGCCGAAGAGGTCCGGGAGATCCTGGCCGAGCTCGGTTTCCACACCCTCGACGAGGCCATCGGGCACGCCGAGCTGCTGGACACCGACGAGGCCGTCGAGCACTGGAAGGCCAAGGGCCTCGACCTGTCGCCGGTGTTCGAGGTGCCGACGCAGACCCGCTACGGCTCGGCCCGTCGGCGGCTGCGCGGCCAGGACCACGGCCTCGAGCACGCCCTGGACCGGACGCTGATCCAGCTGGCCGAGGCGGCGCTGGAGGACGCTCACCCGGTGCGGCTGGAACTGCCGGTGCGCAACGTGAACCGGACCGTCGGCACGCTGCTCGGCTCCGAGGTGACGCGCCGCTACGGCGGCGACGGCCTGCCCGAGGACACCATCCACGTCACGCTGACCGGCTCGGCCGGGCAGTCGCTGGGCGCGTTCGTGCCCCGCGGCGTGACGATGGAGCTGATCGGCGACGCCAACGACTACGTCGGCAAGGGCCTGTCCGGCGGCCGGATCATCGTGCGGCCGCACGAGGACGCGCCGTTCGCCGCCGAGCAGCAGGTGATCGCCGGCAACGTGATCGGCTACGGCGCGACCGGCGGCGAGATCTTCCTGCGCGGCCGGGTCGGCGAACGGTTCTGCGTCCGCAACTCCGGCATGGTCGCCGTCTCCGAGGGCGTCGGCGACCACGCGTTCGAGTACATGACCGGCGGCCGCGCCGTCGTGCTCGGGCCGACCGGGCGCAACCTGGCGGCCGGCATGTCCGGCGGCATCGCCTACGTGCTCGAACTGGATCCGATGCTGGTCAACACCGACATGGTCGAGCTGCAGCGGCCCACCGCCGACGACCTGCGGTGGCTCAAGGAGATCGTGGAGCGGCACCACAAGCTCACCGGTTCCGCGGTGGCCGCGTCGCTGCTCGGCGACTGGCCGCGGCGCTCGGCGAGCTTCACCAAGGTGATGCCGAGCGACTACCAGCGTGTGTTGGAGGCGATGCGACTGGCCCGCGCCCAGGGCCGCGACGTCGACGAGGCGATCATGGAGGCGTCCCGTGGCTGA
- a CDS encoding glutamate synthase subunit beta, whose product MADPTGFLKFARGEAPKRPAAERVHDWDEVYVRQPAAEREQQVRTQASRCMDCGIPFCHSGTAGCPLGNLIPEWNDLVRRGDWTQAGDRLHATNNFPEFTGRLCPAPCESACVLSATPEAGGPVTIKRVEQTIADVSWESGLVPPRQAAVASGKRVAVVGSGPAGLAAAQQLTRAGHDVTVYERDDRLGGLLRYGIPEFKMEKKVLDRRLAQLRAEGTRFVTSCEVGVDLTVEQLRSSYDAVVLAVGALRGRDAPEIPGRSLTGVHLAMEHLVPANRACEGDGPTPIDAAGKHVVIIGGGDTAADCLGTAHRQGASSVVQLDQYPEPPSTQDFSVSPWPTWPLVIRNYPAHDEGGTRKFAVAVQRFVGDADGHVRSIELRQVRVTRDASGRRVVEPVSDEVEVIPADMVLLAIGFEGVEHMPLLDGLGLTLSGRGTLSVGSDWQTPTPGVFACGDAHRGASLVVWAIAEGRSVANAVDSFLTGSSELPSPVQPNLLPLAVV is encoded by the coding sequence GTGGCTGACCCGACCGGTTTTCTCAAGTTCGCCCGGGGCGAGGCGCCCAAGCGGCCCGCCGCGGAGCGCGTGCACGACTGGGACGAGGTGTACGTCCGCCAGCCCGCCGCCGAGCGGGAGCAGCAGGTGCGCACCCAGGCCAGCCGGTGCATGGACTGCGGCATCCCGTTCTGCCACTCCGGCACCGCCGGCTGCCCGCTGGGCAACCTGATTCCCGAGTGGAACGACCTGGTGCGGCGCGGGGACTGGACGCAGGCGGGGGACCGCCTGCACGCCACCAACAACTTCCCCGAGTTCACCGGCCGGCTCTGCCCCGCCCCGTGCGAGTCCGCCTGCGTGCTGTCGGCGACGCCGGAGGCCGGCGGTCCCGTCACCATCAAGCGGGTCGAGCAGACCATCGCCGACGTGTCGTGGGAGAGCGGGCTCGTGCCGCCACGGCAGGCCGCCGTCGCCTCCGGCAAGCGCGTTGCCGTCGTCGGCTCCGGCCCCGCCGGGCTGGCCGCCGCGCAGCAGCTGACCCGGGCCGGGCACGACGTCACCGTGTACGAGCGGGACGACCGGCTCGGCGGGCTGCTGCGGTACGGGATTCCCGAGTTCAAGATGGAGAAGAAGGTGCTGGACCGGCGGCTCGCGCAGCTGCGGGCCGAGGGCACCCGGTTCGTCACCAGCTGCGAGGTCGGCGTCGACCTGACCGTCGAGCAGCTGCGTTCCTCCTACGACGCCGTGGTGCTGGCCGTCGGCGCGCTGCGTGGCCGGGACGCCCCGGAGATTCCGGGTCGCTCGCTGACCGGCGTGCACCTGGCCATGGAGCACCTCGTTCCGGCCAACCGGGCGTGCGAGGGCGACGGTCCCACTCCGATCGACGCCGCCGGCAAGCACGTCGTGATCATCGGCGGCGGCGACACCGCGGCGGACTGCCTCGGCACGGCGCACCGGCAAGGGGCTTCCAGTGTCGTCCAGCTCGACCAGTACCCGGAGCCACCGTCCACTCAGGACTTCTCCGTGTCCCCGTGGCCGACCTGGCCGTTGGTCATCCGCAACTACCCCGCCCACGACGAGGGCGGCACGCGGAAGTTCGCGGTTGCCGTGCAGCGTTTCGTCGGCGACGCCGACGGGCACGTCCGCTCCATCGAACTCCGCCAGGTCCGCGTCACCCGTGACGCCTCCGGCCGCCGGGTCGTCGAGCCCGTGTCCGACGAGGTCGAGGTCATCCCCGCCGACATGGTGCTGCTGGCCATCGGTTTCGAGGGCGTCGAGCACATGCCGCTGCTGGACGGCCTCGGGTTGACGCTGTCCGGTCGCGGCACCCTCTCCGTCGGCTCCGACTGGCAGACCCCCACCCCCGGCGTCTTCGCCTGCGGCGACGCCCACCGCGGCGCTTCCCTGGTCGTGTGGGCGATCGCCGAGGGCCGCTCGGTGGCCAATGCCGTCGACAGCTTCCTGACGGGGTCGTCGGAGCTGCCCTCGCCGGTGCAGCCCAACCTGTTGCCGCTGGCGGTGGTGTAG